A single window of Pseudomonas benzenivorans DNA harbors:
- a CDS encoding Ldh family oxidoreductase, with translation MIRLTLEQARELAQDILRSNGFSEPHVQAVTATVLAGERDGCASHGLYRLLGCVSSLKAGKVAADAEPEVIDQAPSIVRVDARGGFSQLAFQAGLPVLLAKARDSGIAALAINRCVHFSALWVEIEALTDAGLVALACTPSHAWVAPAGGTQPVFGTNPIAFGWPRSGRHPFIFDFATSAIARGDIELHRRAGQPIPLGWGIDAQGQPSTDAAAVLNGAMLTFGGHKGSALAAMVELIAGPLIGDLTSAESLAFDAGSRSSPYHGELIIALDPRRFLGEDADRHLGRAETLFASIQGQGARLPSQRRYEARGRSAGQGVQIPQALYDDLRALIVAG, from the coding sequence GTGATTCGATTGACCCTGGAACAAGCGCGCGAACTGGCGCAGGACATCCTGCGCAGCAATGGCTTCAGCGAGCCCCACGTGCAGGCGGTGACGGCCACGGTGCTGGCCGGTGAGCGTGACGGTTGCGCTTCCCACGGCCTGTACCGGCTGCTCGGCTGCGTCAGCTCGCTCAAGGCCGGCAAGGTGGCCGCCGATGCCGAGCCCGAGGTGATCGACCAGGCCCCCTCGATCGTCCGCGTCGATGCCCGGGGCGGCTTTTCCCAGCTGGCCTTTCAGGCCGGTCTGCCCGTCCTGCTGGCCAAGGCCCGGGACTCGGGAATCGCCGCCCTGGCGATAAACCGCTGCGTGCACTTCTCCGCCCTGTGGGTGGAGATCGAAGCCCTGACCGATGCCGGGCTGGTGGCCCTGGCCTGCACCCCCAGCCATGCCTGGGTGGCGCCGGCGGGCGGCACCCAGCCGGTATTCGGCACCAACCCGATCGCCTTCGGCTGGCCGCGGTCGGGCCGCCACCCCTTTATCTTCGACTTCGCCACCAGCGCCATCGCCCGCGGCGACATCGAGCTGCACCGCCGTGCCGGCCAGCCGATTCCCCTGGGCTGGGGCATCGATGCCCAGGGTCAGCCCAGCACCGATGCCGCCGCCGTGCTGAACGGCGCCATGCTGACCTTCGGCGGGCACAAGGGCTCGGCCCTGGCGGCCATGGTCGAGCTGATCGCCGGCCCGCTGATCGGCGACCTGACCAGCGCCGAATCCCTGGCGTTCGACGCCGGCAGCCGGTCATCGCCCTATCACGGCGAGCTGATCATCGCCCTGGACCCACGGCGCTTTCTCGGCGAGGACGCCGACCGCCACCTGGGGCGCGCCGAGACCCTGTTCGCCAGCATCCAGGGCCAGGGCGCGCGCCTGCCTTCGCAGCGCCGCTACGAGGCCCGGGGGCGCAGCGCCGGGCAGGGCGTGCAGATTCCCCAGGCCCTGTACGACGACCTCAGGGCGCTGATCGTCGCCGGATGA
- the upp gene encoding uracil phosphoribosyltransferase — MPILEIRHPLIRHKLGLMRRADISTKNFRELAQEVGALLTYEATKDLPLESYEIPGWAGPVQVEKISGKKITVVPILRAGIGMLDGVLSLIPGAKVSAVGVARNEQTLQAHTYLEKLVPEINERLAMIIDPMLATGGSMVATIDLLKKAGCKEIRAMVLVAAPEGIKVVNDAHPDVKIYTASIDERLNEHGYIIPGLGDAGDKIFGTKQKDA; from the coding sequence ATGCCCATCCTCGAGATCCGCCACCCGCTGATCCGCCACAAGCTCGGCCTGATGCGCCGCGCCGACATCAGCACGAAGAACTTCCGCGAACTGGCCCAGGAAGTCGGTGCCCTGCTGACCTACGAGGCGACCAAGGACCTGCCCCTGGAAAGCTACGAGATTCCCGGCTGGGCCGGCCCGGTGCAGGTGGAGAAGATCTCCGGCAAGAAGATCACCGTGGTGCCGATCCTGCGCGCCGGCATCGGCATGCTCGACGGCGTGCTCAGCCTGATCCCCGGGGCCAAGGTCAGCGCCGTGGGCGTGGCGCGCAACGAGCAAACCCTGCAGGCCCATACCTACCTGGAGAAACTGGTGCCGGAGATCAACGAGCGCCTGGCCATGATCATCGACCCGATGCTCGCCACCGGCGGCTCCATGGTCGCCACCATCGACCTGCTGAAGAAGGCCGGCTGCAAGGAGATCCGCGCCATGGTGCTGGTCGCCGCGCCCGAAGGCATCAAGGTGGTCAATGATGCCCACCCGGACGTGAAGATCTACACCGCCTCGATCGACGAGCGCCTCAACGAGCACGGCTACATCATTCCCGGCCTGGGCGATGCCGGCGACAAGATCTTCGGCACCAAGCAGAAGGACGCCTGA
- a CDS encoding AraC family transcriptional regulator, protein MLFDALPLPTPEDLPELLGSLQQIAPLLDAMPDLVFFIKDTEARYVLVNQTLVQRCALKERQALLGMTAEQVFPSRFGPLYTEQDRRVLESGSQLSDQLELHLYPGRQPGWCLTHKLALRNRDGAIIGMAGISADLQAPQASHPAYQKLAAVDAHIRQHYAQPIAVKDLCAIAGLSVAQLERLCKRIFGLNPRQMIHRARLGAASRLLTGERPITEIALRCGYTDHSAFSRQFKALTGLSPSQYRERQRSP, encoded by the coding sequence ATGTTGTTCGATGCCCTGCCACTGCCCACCCCAGAGGATCTGCCCGAACTGCTCGGCAGCCTGCAGCAGATCGCCCCCCTGCTCGATGCCATGCCGGACCTGGTGTTCTTCATCAAGGACACCGAGGCGCGCTACGTGCTGGTGAACCAGACCCTGGTCCAGCGCTGCGCCCTGAAGGAGCGTCAGGCGCTGCTCGGCATGACCGCCGAACAGGTCTTCCCCTCGCGCTTCGGCCCGCTCTACACCGAGCAGGATCGTCGCGTGCTGGAGAGCGGCAGCCAGCTCAGCGACCAGCTGGAACTGCACCTCTACCCCGGCCGCCAGCCAGGCTGGTGCCTGACCCACAAGCTGGCCCTGCGCAACCGCGACGGCGCCATCATCGGCATGGCCGGCATCTCCGCCGACCTGCAGGCGCCCCAGGCCAGCCACCCGGCCTACCAGAAGCTGGCGGCGGTCGACGCCCATATCCGCCAGCACTATGCCCAGCCCATTGCGGTGAAGGATCTCTGCGCCATCGCCGGGTTGTCCGTCGCCCAGCTGGAACGCCTGTGCAAGCGCATCTTCGGCCTCAACCCCAGGCAGATGATCCACCGCGCACGCCTGGGCGCCGCCTCCCGGTTGCTGACCGGCGAGCGGCCGATCACCGAGATCGCCCTGCGCTGCGGCTACACCGACCACAGCGCCTTCAGCCGCCAGTTCAAGGCCCTCACCGGCCTCTCTCCCAGCCAGTACCGCGAGCGCCAGCGCAGCCCGTAG
- a CDS encoding trans-3-hydroxy-L-proline dehydratase produces the protein MRSSKIIHVVSCHAEGEVGDVIVGGVAPPPGDTLWAQSRWIAEDQSLRNFMLNEPRGGVFRHVNLLVPAKDPRAQMAWIIMEPADTPPMSGSNSLCVATVLLESGILPMTEPETRLLLEAPGGLIEALAQCRDGKVERVEVTNLPSFADKLDAWIEVEGLGSLQVDTAYGGDSFVIADAQALGFALKADEAADLAATGLKITRAANEQLGFVHPLNRDWDHISFCQLAGPLQREQGVLSAANAVVIRPGKVDRSPTGTGCSARMAVLHAKGQLQVGERFIGRSIIGSEFHCRIDSLTEVAGRPAIIPCLSGRAWITGTHQHLLDPSDPWPQGYRLSDTWPVEA, from the coding sequence ATGCGTTCATCGAAAATCATCCATGTGGTCAGCTGCCACGCCGAGGGCGAGGTGGGCGACGTCATAGTCGGTGGCGTGGCGCCGCCGCCCGGCGACACGCTGTGGGCGCAGTCGCGCTGGATCGCCGAAGACCAGAGCCTGCGCAACTTCATGCTCAACGAACCGCGCGGCGGGGTGTTCCGCCACGTCAACCTGCTGGTGCCGGCCAAGGACCCGCGGGCGCAGATGGCCTGGATCATCATGGAGCCGGCCGACACCCCGCCGATGTCCGGCTCCAACTCGCTGTGCGTGGCCACGGTGCTGCTGGAAAGCGGCATCCTGCCGATGACCGAGCCCGAGACCCGCCTGCTGCTGGAGGCCCCCGGCGGCCTGATCGAGGCACTGGCCCAGTGCCGCGACGGCAAGGTCGAGCGCGTCGAGGTGACGAACCTGCCGTCCTTCGCCGACAAGCTCGACGCCTGGATCGAAGTGGAGGGCCTGGGCTCGCTGCAGGTGGACACCGCCTACGGCGGCGACAGTTTCGTGATCGCCGACGCCCAGGCCCTGGGCTTCGCCCTGAAGGCCGACGAGGCCGCCGACCTGGCCGCCACGGGCCTGAAGATCACCCGCGCGGCCAACGAGCAACTGGGCTTCGTCCATCCGCTGAACCGCGACTGGGACCACATTTCCTTCTGCCAGCTGGCCGGCCCTCTGCAGCGCGAGCAGGGCGTGCTGAGCGCCGCCAACGCCGTGGTGATCCGCCCCGGCAAGGTCGACCGTTCGCCCACCGGCACCGGTTGCTCGGCGCGCATGGCGGTGCTGCACGCCAAGGGCCAGCTGCAGGTCGGCGAGCGCTTTATCGGCCGCTCGATCATCGGCTCGGAGTTCCACTGCCGTATCGACAGCCTCACCGAGGTGGCCGGGCGCCCGGCGATCATCCCCTGCCTGTCCGGACGGGCCTGGATCACCGGGACCCACCAGCACCTGCTCGACCCGAGCGACCCCTGGCCCCAGGGCTATCGCCTGTCCGACACCTGGCCGGTCGAGGCCTGA
- a CDS encoding ABC transporter substrate-binding protein encodes MKKPTTAVALTAVLSAALIGQAQADKLDDIIESGKLRCAVTLDFPPMGFRDEGNNPAGFDVDYCADLAKILGVTPEVVETPFPDRIPALISGRADVIVASTSDTLERAKTVGMTVPYFAFQMVVLTRDDSGINSYQDLKGRPVGNTSGTYEAIALEKDVKSWGGGSFRAYQSLNDTILAVTQGHIDATVVTNTVAASTLKSGKYKGLKIAGDAPYTIDYVSLAAKRNEYGLLNYMNLFINQQVRTGRYQELWNKWVGEQVTPANLAVPGVYY; translated from the coding sequence ATGAAAAAACCAACAACTGCCGTAGCCCTCACCGCTGTCCTGAGCGCCGCCCTGATCGGCCAGGCCCAGGCCGACAAACTCGACGACATCATCGAGTCCGGCAAGCTGCGCTGCGCCGTGACCCTGGACTTCCCGCCCATGGGCTTCCGTGACGAAGGCAACAACCCCGCCGGCTTCGACGTCGACTATTGCGCCGACCTGGCGAAGATCCTCGGCGTCACCCCGGAGGTGGTGGAGACCCCCTTCCCGGACCGCATCCCGGCGCTGATCTCCGGCCGCGCCGACGTCATCGTCGCCTCCACCTCCGACACCCTGGAACGGGCCAAGACGGTCGGCATGACCGTCCCCTACTTCGCCTTCCAGATGGTCGTGCTGACCCGCGACGACAGCGGCATCAACAGCTACCAGGACCTCAAGGGCCGCCCGGTCGGCAACACCAGCGGCACCTACGAGGCCATCGCCCTGGAAAAAGACGTGAAGAGCTGGGGCGGCGGCAGCTTCCGCGCCTACCAGAGCCTCAACGACACCATCCTCGCCGTCACCCAGGGGCATATCGATGCCACCGTGGTGACCAACACCGTCGCCGCCTCGACCCTCAAGTCCGGCAAGTACAAGGGCCTGAAGATTGCCGGCGACGCGCCCTACACCATCGACTACGTGTCCCTGGCGGCCAAGCGCAACGAGTACGGCCTGCTCAACTACATGAACCTGTTCATCAACCAGCAGGTGCGCACCGGTCGCTACCAGGAACTGTGGAACAAGTGGGTCGGCGAGCAGGTCACCCCGGCCAACCTGGCCGTACCGGGCGTGTACTACTGA
- the lhpI gene encoding cis-3-hydroxy-L-proline dehydratase — protein MPELSIHARSLVAGDAQGDLLYADVGLSFWGGVDPFSGEVIDRHHPLSGQIIAGRVLALPSGRGSCTGSSVLLELILNGHAPAALVVAQPEEILSLGALVAQTLFERGLPVVCVGEEAFACLRDKHYVRIADGQVQAFDLPPDDGWRPAPPDLARQLARRSGVALNDGDRALLEGRHGKAAQVAMQIVLQMAELQGATELIDIAQAHIDGCIYTGPASLRFARQLLDWGAAVRVPTTLNAISVDQRRWRAQDIDPAFGEPASALGDAYMAMGAQMSFTCAPYLLDSAPSAGEQVVWAESNAVVYANSVLGARTQKYPDYLDICIALTGRAPLTGCHLEQGRRATLLVEVPAPAGLDDAFYPLLGYHIGALAGSQIPVIAGLERSAPSLDDLKAFGAAFATTSAAPMFHIVGVTPEAATAEQALGGEPARQTVRLGRQDLLASWRELNSADSPELGLVSLGNPHFSLSECATLARLCQGRRKHREVALVITCGRHVHEQARQAGHVAALEAFGAQFVTDTCWCMLGEPVLPVTAKTLMTNSGKYAHYAPGLVGRKVHFAGLAACVEAACSGQASGELPAWLNPATPCQGAA, from the coding sequence ATGCCTGAACTGTCGATACACGCGCGCAGCCTGGTTGCCGGCGACGCCCAAGGCGACCTACTGTACGCCGATGTTGGCTTGAGCTTCTGGGGCGGGGTCGACCCCTTCAGCGGCGAGGTGATCGATCGCCATCACCCCTTGAGCGGCCAGATCATTGCCGGCCGCGTGCTGGCGCTCCCCAGCGGGCGCGGCTCCTGTACCGGCAGCAGCGTGCTGCTGGAACTGATTCTCAACGGCCACGCCCCCGCCGCCCTGGTGGTGGCGCAGCCCGAGGAAATTCTCAGCCTGGGCGCGCTGGTGGCCCAGACCCTGTTCGAACGCGGCCTGCCCGTGGTCTGCGTCGGCGAAGAGGCCTTCGCCTGCCTGCGCGACAAGCACTACGTGCGCATTGCCGACGGCCAGGTCCAGGCCTTCGATCTGCCCCCCGATGACGGCTGGCGACCGGCGCCGCCGGACCTGGCCCGGCAGCTTGCCCGCCGCAGTGGCGTGGCCCTGAACGACGGCGACCGCGCCCTGCTCGAGGGCAGGCACGGCAAGGCCGCCCAGGTGGCCATGCAGATCGTCCTGCAGATGGCCGAGCTGCAGGGTGCCACTGAACTGATCGATATCGCCCAGGCGCATATCGATGGCTGCATCTATACCGGCCCGGCCAGCCTGCGCTTCGCCCGCCAGTTGCTGGACTGGGGCGCGGCGGTGCGGGTGCCGACCACCCTCAACGCCATCTCCGTGGACCAGCGCCGCTGGCGCGCCCAGGACATCGATCCGGCCTTCGGCGAACCGGCCAGCGCCCTGGGCGATGCCTACATGGCAATGGGCGCGCAGATGAGCTTCACCTGCGCGCCCTACCTGCTGGACAGCGCGCCGTCGGCGGGCGAGCAGGTGGTCTGGGCCGAGTCCAACGCGGTGGTGTACGCCAACAGCGTGCTGGGCGCCCGCACCCAGAAGTACCCGGACTACCTGGACATCTGTATCGCCCTGACCGGCCGCGCGCCCCTGACCGGCTGTCACCTGGAGCAGGGCCGGCGCGCCACCCTGCTGGTCGAGGTGCCGGCGCCGGCAGGCCTGGACGATGCCTTCTATCCGCTGCTGGGCTACCACATCGGCGCCCTGGCCGGCAGTCAGATCCCGGTGATTGCCGGACTGGAGCGAAGCGCACCGAGCCTGGATGACCTCAAGGCCTTCGGCGCGGCCTTCGCCACCACCTCGGCGGCGCCGATGTTCCACATCGTCGGCGTGACCCCGGAGGCCGCGACCGCCGAGCAGGCCCTGGGCGGCGAGCCGGCGCGACAGACCGTGCGCCTCGGCCGGCAGGACCTGCTCGCCAGCTGGCGCGAGCTGAACAGTGCCGACAGCCCCGAGCTGGGCCTGGTGTCGCTGGGCAACCCGCACTTCTCCCTGAGCGAATGCGCCACCCTCGCCCGCCTCTGCCAGGGCCGCCGCAAGCACCGCGAGGTGGCCCTGGTGATCACCTGCGGCCGCCACGTGCACGAACAGGCCCGCCAGGCCGGCCACGTCGCCGCGCTGGAGGCCTTCGGCGCGCAGTTCGTCACCGATACCTGCTGGTGCATGCTCGGCGAGCCGGTGCTGCCGGTGACGGCCAAGACCCTGATGACCAACTCCGGCAAATACGCCCACTACGCCCCGGGCCTGGTCGGCCGCAAGGTGCATTTCGCCGGTCTGGCGGCCTGCGTCGAGGCCGCCTGCAGCGGCCAGGCCAGCGGCGAGCTGCCGGCCTGGCTGAACCCGGCCACCCCCTGCCAAGGAGCCGCTTGA
- a CDS encoding amino acid ABC transporter permease, producing MFDYSFHWRSAFKALPDMLGGAWVTFETAALSMIFGVLIALCLTLMRQTSNPLTRGFAEAWVSVARNTPSLFQIYLLYFGLGSFGLHISSWAALLAGITFNNAGYLAENFRGGLKAVPDTQMRAARSLGMSAFKAYRLIIVPQLLRIVFYPLTNQMVWAVLMTSLGVIVGLNNDLTGVTQDYNVKTFRTFEYFALAAVLYYLIAKAIVLTARLLGWRLFRY from the coding sequence ATGTTCGACTACAGCTTCCATTGGCGCTCGGCCTTCAAGGCGCTGCCCGACATGCTCGGCGGCGCCTGGGTCACCTTCGAGACCGCCGCCCTGTCGATGATCTTCGGCGTGCTGATCGCCCTGTGCCTGACCCTGATGCGGCAGACGAGCAATCCGCTGACCCGTGGCTTCGCCGAGGCCTGGGTCTCGGTGGCGCGCAACACGCCGTCGCTGTTCCAGATCTACCTGCTGTACTTCGGCCTGGGCTCCTTCGGCCTGCACATCAGCTCCTGGGCCGCGCTGCTGGCCGGGATCACCTTCAACAACGCCGGCTACCTGGCGGAGAACTTTCGCGGCGGCCTCAAGGCCGTGCCCGATACGCAGATGCGCGCGGCCCGCTCCCTGGGCATGAGCGCGTTCAAGGCCTACCGCCTGATCATCGTGCCGCAGCTGCTGCGCATCGTCTTCTACCCGCTGACCAACCAGATGGTCTGGGCGGTGCTGATGACCTCCCTGGGGGTCATCGTCGGCCTCAACAACGACCTCACCGGCGTCACCCAGGACTACAACGTGAAGACCTTCCGCACCTTCGAGTACTTCGCCCTGGCGGCCGTCCTCTACTACCTGATCGCCAAAGCCATCGTGCTGACCGCCCGCCTGCTCGGCTGGCGCCTGTTCCGCTACTAG
- a CDS encoding amino acid ABC transporter permease, with protein sequence MFVTSLTSTDLLYLAQGAWTTILLTLGAMFLGTLGGVLCGLLRATLPRATLPLAWLLDVFRSVPLLIQFVLFNSLKSIAGLDWSAFSVACGVLGIYAAAYCTEIVRSGVLAVSPNVRRAARSLGLNYWQDLRHIVLPMATRVAFPGWLNLTLSVMKDTALVMWIGIVELLRASQTIVTRIQEPLLVLCIAGLIYYFISLVVARLGNQLEKRWQEND encoded by the coding sequence ATGTTCGTCACCAGCCTTACCTCGACCGACCTGCTGTACCTCGCGCAGGGCGCCTGGACCACCATCCTGCTGACCCTCGGCGCGATGTTCCTGGGCACCCTAGGCGGCGTGCTCTGCGGCCTGCTGCGGGCCACCCTGCCGCGCGCCACCCTGCCCCTGGCCTGGCTGCTGGACGTGTTCCGCAGCGTGCCGCTGCTGATCCAGTTCGTCCTGTTCAACTCGCTGAAAAGCATCGCCGGCCTCGACTGGAGCGCCTTCAGCGTCGCCTGTGGGGTGCTGGGTATCTATGCCGCCGCCTACTGCACCGAGATCGTGCGCAGTGGCGTGCTGGCCGTGTCGCCCAACGTGCGCCGCGCCGCCCGCTCGCTGGGCCTGAACTACTGGCAGGACCTGCGTCATATCGTCCTGCCCATGGCCACCCGGGTGGCCTTTCCGGGCTGGCTGAACCTGACGCTGTCGGTGATGAAAGACACCGCCCTGGTCATGTGGATCGGCATCGTCGAGCTGCTGCGCGCCTCGCAGACCATCGTCACACGCATACAGGAGCCGCTGCTGGTGCTGTGCATCGCCGGGCTCATCTACTACTTCATCAGCCTGGTGGTGGCTCGCCTGGGTAACCAACTGGAGAAAAGGTGGCAGGAAAATGATTGA
- a CDS encoding amino acid ABC transporter ATP-binding protein: protein MIEIDNVHKSFGDLDVIKGVSLTVDRGEVVSIIGGSGSGKSTLLMCINGLESIKQGSIRVDGTEVHAKATDLNKLRQKIGIVFQQWNAFPHLTVLENVMLAPRKVLGQSRQEAEAMAVKQLTHVGLGDKLKVFPGKLSGGQQQRMAIARALAMSPDYMLFDEATSALDPQLVGEVLDTMRLLAEEGMTMVLVTHEISFAREVSDRVAFFRNGLVHEIGTPEQVLGNPQRAETADFLKSVL from the coding sequence ATGATTGAGATCGACAACGTACACAAATCCTTCGGCGACCTGGACGTGATCAAGGGCGTCAGCCTGACCGTGGACAGGGGCGAGGTGGTGTCCATCATCGGCGGCTCGGGCTCGGGCAAGTCGACCCTGCTGATGTGCATCAACGGCCTGGAGTCGATCAAGCAGGGCAGCATCCGCGTCGACGGCACCGAGGTCCACGCCAAGGCCACCGACCTCAACAAGCTGCGGCAGAAGATCGGCATCGTGTTCCAGCAGTGGAACGCCTTCCCCCACCTGACCGTGCTGGAGAACGTCATGCTGGCGCCGCGCAAGGTGCTCGGCCAGAGCCGCCAGGAGGCCGAGGCCATGGCGGTCAAGCAGCTCACCCACGTGGGCCTGGGCGACAAGCTCAAGGTGTTTCCCGGCAAACTCTCCGGCGGCCAGCAGCAGCGCATGGCCATCGCCCGCGCCCTGGCCATGTCGCCGGACTACATGCTGTTCGACGAGGCCACCAGCGCCCTCGACCCGCAGCTGGTCGGCGAGGTGCTCGACACCATGCGCCTGCTCGCCGAGGAAGGCATGACCATGGTCCTGGTGACCCACGAGATCAGCTTCGCCCGCGAGGTGTCCGACCGCGTGGCGTTCTTCCGCAACGGCCTGGTGCACGAGATCGGCACGCCCGAGCAGGTGCTGGGCAACCCGCAGCGGGCGGAGACCGCCGACTTCCTCAAGTCCGTGCTCTAG
- a CDS encoding hypoxanthine-guanine phosphoribosyltransferase — protein MPADLAHIRQVMAEADCLYTEAQVEAAIDQVAAAINGELAERNPVVFCVMNGGLIFSGKLLPKLDFPLELSYLHATRYRNETSGGELFWKAKPEISFIDRDVLIIDDILDEGHTLGAIIDFCRHAGAAAVHTAVLIDKDHDRKARPDLKADYVGLPCIDRYIFGYGMDYKGYWRNAAGIFAVKGL, from the coding sequence ATGCCCGCCGATCTCGCGCACATACGCCAAGTCATGGCAGAAGCCGACTGCCTGTACACCGAGGCCCAAGTGGAGGCCGCCATCGACCAGGTCGCCGCGGCGATCAACGGCGAGCTGGCCGAGCGCAACCCCGTGGTGTTCTGCGTGATGAACGGCGGCCTGATCTTCTCCGGCAAGCTGCTGCCCAAGCTGGACTTCCCCCTGGAGCTGTCCTACCTGCACGCCACCCGCTACCGCAACGAGACCAGCGGCGGCGAACTGTTCTGGAAGGCCAAGCCGGAGATCTCCTTTATCGACCGCGATGTGCTGATCATCGACGACATCCTCGACGAAGGGCACACCCTCGGCGCGATCATCGACTTCTGCCGTCATGCCGGCGCGGCGGCGGTGCACACCGCGGTGCTGATCGACAAGGATCACGACCGCAAGGCGCGTCCGGACCTCAAGGCCGATTACGTCGGCCTGCCGTGCATCGACCGCTACATCTTCGGCTATGGCATGGACTACAAGGGCTACTGGCGCAATGCCGCCGGTATCTTCGCGGTCAAGGGCCTCTGA
- a CDS encoding dihydrodipicolinate synthase family protein: MNSNIFTGTIPALMTPCTAERKPDFDALVRKGREMIEAGMSAVVYCGSMGDWPLLTEAERQEGVARLVAAGIPTIVGTGAVNSREAVSHAAHAAKVGAHGLMVIPRVLSRGASPAAQQAHFSAILEAAPKLPAVIYNSPYYGFATRAELFFKLRRQYPNLIGFKEFGGAADMRYAAEHITSQDDEVILMAGVDTQVMHGFVNCGATGAITGIGNALPREVLQLVELSKQAAKGDAIARRRALELSEALNVLSSFDEGTDLVLYYKHLMVLGGDQEYALHFNETDALSDAQRNYAETQYKLFRQWYANWSAEQNLA, from the coding sequence ATGAACAGCAACATCTTCACCGGCACCATCCCCGCCCTGATGACCCCCTGCACCGCCGAGCGCAAGCCGGACTTCGATGCCTTGGTGCGCAAGGGCCGCGAAATGATCGAAGCCGGCATGAGCGCGGTGGTCTACTGCGGCTCCATGGGCGACTGGCCGTTGCTCACCGAGGCCGAACGCCAGGAAGGGGTGGCGCGCCTGGTCGCTGCAGGCATCCCGACGATCGTCGGCACTGGTGCGGTGAACAGTCGCGAAGCAGTATCCCACGCAGCCCACGCAGCCAAAGTCGGCGCCCACGGCCTGATGGTCATCCCGCGGGTTTTGTCCCGTGGCGCTTCGCCAGCCGCCCAGCAAGCGCACTTCTCCGCCATTCTCGAAGCGGCGCCGAAGCTTCCGGCGGTGATCTACAACAGCCCGTACTACGGCTTTGCAACCCGCGCCGAACTGTTTTTCAAGCTGCGTCGCCAGTACCCCAATCTGATCGGCTTCAAGGAATTCGGAGGCGCCGCCGACATGCGCTACGCCGCCGAGCACATCACCTCGCAGGATGACGAAGTGATTCTCATGGCCGGCGTCGATACCCAGGTTATGCATGGCTTCGTCAATTGCGGTGCGACCGGCGCCATCACCGGTATCGGCAACGCCTTGCCGCGTGAAGTGCTGCAGCTGGTCGAACTGAGCAAGCAGGCCGCCAAGGGCGACGCCATTGCCCGCCGCCGCGCCCTGGAGCTGTCCGAGGCGCTGAACGTGCTGTCGTCTTTCGACGAAGGCACCGACCTGGTTCTCTACTACAAACACCTGATGGTGCTGGGCGGCGACCAGGAATACGCCCTGCACTTCAACGAAACCGATGCGCTCAGCGACGCCCAACGTAACTACGCCGAGACCCAGTACAAGCTGTTCCGCCAGTGGTACGCCAACTGGTCGGCCGAACAGAACCTCGCCTGA
- a CDS encoding WbuC family cupin fold metalloprotein: MSAPRLLDRRLFGELAAQAAANPRQRQHHNFHQMEEPCHRMAVGLQPDTYIPPHRHLSADKAETLLVLKGRLGLLIFDDQGELRDRQLLEAGGDCVGVDLPPGVFHALVVLQADSILFECKAGPYRPVGEGERAPWAPSEGEAGAAEYLVWMREQFA, encoded by the coding sequence ATGAGCGCGCCACGCCTGCTCGATCGACGACTGTTCGGCGAACTGGCCGCGCAGGCCGCAGCCAACCCGCGCCAGCGTCAGCACCACAACTTCCACCAGATGGAGGAGCCGTGCCACCGCATGGCCGTGGGCCTGCAGCCGGACACCTACATCCCGCCGCACCGTCACCTCTCGGCGGACAAGGCCGAGACTCTGCTGGTGCTCAAGGGGCGCCTGGGCCTGCTGATCTTCGACGACCAGGGTGAGCTGCGCGACAGGCAGCTGCTGGAGGCCGGCGGCGACTGCGTCGGCGTCGACCTGCCGCCCGGGGTGTTCCACGCTCTGGTGGTGCTGCAGGCCGACAGCATCCTGTTCGAGTGCAAGGCCGGTCCCTACCGGCCGGTCGGCGAGGGCGAGCGCGCGCCCTGGGCGCCGAGCGAGGGCGAGGCCGGCGCGGCCGAGTACCTGGTCTGGATGCGCGAGCAGTTCGCCTGA